In the Streptomyces sp. BHT-5-2 genome, one interval contains:
- a CDS encoding fatty acid desaturase — protein sequence MTPGPNAVDESTMPLDASAGSSAASVLPSATLGGEQRRSLEQITLLLFIAVPFLALVAAVPLAWGWGVSWLDLGLMTAMYFIGCHGITIGFHRYFTHGAFKAKRPLRVALAIMGSLAVEGPLVRWVADHRKHHKFSDAEGDPHSPWRYGETVPALLKGLWWAHIGWMFDQEQTPQHKYAPDLIKDPAIRRVSRQFLLWTVVSLLVPPLVGGLVTWSWQGALTAFFWGSLVRVALLHHVTWSINSICHAVGRRPFKSRDRSGNVWWLAVLSCGESWHNLHHADPTCARHGVLKGQLDSSARLIRWFELAGWARDVRWPDASRLDARRSGGARGEGKSPLGA from the coding sequence ATGACCCCTGGCCCCAACGCAGTGGACGAGTCGACGATGCCGCTCGACGCGTCCGCAGGTTCTTCTGCCGCTTCCGTTCTGCCGTCCGCGACGCTGGGCGGCGAGCAGCGCAGGTCTCTGGAGCAGATCACCCTGCTGTTGTTCATCGCCGTGCCGTTTCTGGCTCTGGTCGCGGCGGTGCCGCTGGCCTGGGGCTGGGGGGTGAGCTGGCTGGACCTGGGGCTGATGACGGCGATGTACTTCATCGGCTGTCACGGCATCACGATCGGTTTCCACCGTTACTTCACGCATGGCGCGTTCAAGGCCAAGCGGCCGCTGCGGGTGGCGCTGGCGATCATGGGATCGCTGGCGGTGGAGGGGCCGCTGGTCCGGTGGGTGGCCGATCACCGCAAGCATCACAAGTTCTCCGACGCGGAGGGCGATCCGCATTCGCCGTGGCGGTACGGCGAGACGGTTCCGGCGCTGCTGAAGGGCCTGTGGTGGGCGCACATCGGCTGGATGTTCGATCAGGAGCAGACGCCGCAGCACAAGTACGCGCCCGATCTGATCAAGGACCCGGCGATCCGGCGGGTCTCGCGCCAGTTCCTGCTGTGGACGGTGGTCTCGCTGTTGGTCCCGCCGCTGGTCGGCGGGCTGGTGACGTGGTCCTGGCAGGGTGCGCTGACGGCGTTCTTCTGGGGTTCCCTGGTACGGGTGGCGCTGCTGCATCACGTGACGTGGTCGATCAACTCCATCTGCCACGCGGTGGGCCGGCGCCCGTTCAAGTCCCGGGACCGGTCCGGGAACGTCTGGTGGCTGGCGGTCCTGTCCTGCGGGGAGTCCTGGCACAACCTGCACCACGCCGACCCGACGTGTGCCCGGCACGGGGTGTTGAAGGGGCAGCTGGATTCCAGTGCCCGGCTGATCCGCTGGTTCGAGCTGGCCGGTTGGGCGCGCGACGTGCGGTGGCCGGACGCGTCGCGGCTGGACGCCCGGCGCAGCGGCGGCGCTCGTGGGGAGGGGAAGTCCCCGCTGGGGGCATGA
- a CDS encoding SDR family NAD(P)-dependent oxidoreductase gives MSQEGTGSAPGGPYYGGGRRRRRFAGRTVLVTGAAGGIGAATADRLAAEGAAVLLLDVDDERGERTARRIRAAGGRASYEHCDVAGEDDWRRAVAAAHGRYGPVDGLVSNAYLPHVAPADRTSPAEWDRQLAVNLTGAFLGVKAALPDLRTRGGSVVLTSSVHALVGLPGRPAYAASKAGLTGLGRQLAVEYGPQVRVNCVLPGPVLTAAWDGVDEERRRASAAETAVRRLGRPEEVAAAIAFLLSGEASFVTGASLVVDGGWSVYKNSS, from the coding sequence ATGAGCCAGGAGGGAACGGGCTCGGCGCCCGGAGGTCCGTACTACGGCGGCGGCAGGCGGAGGCGGCGGTTCGCGGGGCGGACGGTGCTGGTCACCGGGGCGGCCGGGGGCATCGGCGCGGCCACCGCGGACCGGCTGGCGGCCGAGGGAGCCGCGGTGCTGCTGCTGGACGTCGACGACGAGCGCGGGGAGCGCACCGCGCGGCGCATCCGCGCGGCCGGCGGCCGGGCCTCGTACGAGCACTGCGACGTGGCCGGCGAGGACGACTGGCGGCGGGCCGTGGCGGCCGCGCACGGCCGGTACGGGCCGGTGGACGGGCTGGTCAGCAACGCGTATCTGCCGCATGTGGCGCCGGCCGACCGGACGTCGCCGGCGGAGTGGGACCGGCAGCTGGCGGTGAATCTGACCGGCGCGTTCCTGGGCGTGAAGGCGGCCCTGCCGGATCTGCGGACGCGCGGGGGCTCGGTGGTGCTGACGTCGTCGGTGCACGCGCTGGTGGGGTTGCCGGGGCGGCCGGCGTATGCGGCGTCGAAGGCCGGACTGACCGGGCTGGGGCGGCAGTTGGCGGTGGAGTACGGGCCGCAGGTGCGGGTGAACTGCGTACTGCCGGGGCCGGTGCTGACCGCCGCGTGGGACGGTGTCGACGAGGAGCGGCGGCGGGCCAGCGCGGCGGAGACCGCGGTGCGGCGGCTGGGGCGGCCCGAGGAGGTGGCGGCCGCCATCGCGTTCCTGCTGTCGGGTGAGGCGTCGTTCGTGACGGGGGCGAGCCTGGTGGTGGACGGCGGGTGGAGTGTGTACAAGAACTCCTCGTGA
- the galK gene encoding galactokinase: MRDTSHGAHETAATFHAVYGTQPTGLWAAPGRVNLIGEHTDYNDGFVMPLALPHTTLAAAAPRTDGVLRLHSAGADGGIVELRLDDLRPPAAAGGDWAAYPAGVAWAMREAGLPVGGADLHYTSTVPLGAGLSSSAALEVATALALDDLHGLGLPRDELARLAQRAENAFVGVPCGIMDQTAAACCTAGHALFLDTRDLTRRHVPFDLAAAGLRLLVVDTRVRHRLGDGAYAERRAGCERGARALGVHALRDIPHAHLPAALEELAGDPVVQALVRHIVTENHRVEQAVTHLEAGRPRAIGPLLTAGHASLRDDFKISCPELDLAVDTAGAAGALGARMTGGGFGGSALVLVEEAAAPDVTDALHTAFATAGHTAPRIFPAVPGPGAHRLDT; this comes from the coding sequence GTGAGAGACACGTCGCACGGCGCACACGAAACGGCGGCGACCTTCCACGCCGTCTACGGCACACAGCCCACCGGACTATGGGCCGCCCCCGGCCGCGTCAATCTCATCGGTGAACACACCGACTACAACGACGGCTTCGTGATGCCACTGGCCCTCCCGCACACCACCCTCGCCGCCGCCGCACCCCGCACCGACGGGGTCCTGCGGCTGCACTCCGCCGGCGCCGACGGCGGCATCGTCGAACTGCGCCTGGACGACCTCCGCCCGCCGGCCGCCGCCGGCGGCGACTGGGCCGCCTACCCCGCTGGCGTGGCCTGGGCGATGCGGGAGGCCGGCCTGCCCGTCGGCGGCGCCGACCTGCACTACACCAGCACCGTCCCGCTCGGCGCCGGCCTCTCCTCCTCCGCCGCCCTGGAGGTCGCCACCGCCCTCGCCCTCGACGACCTGCACGGCCTCGGCCTGCCCCGCGACGAACTGGCCCGGCTCGCCCAGCGCGCCGAGAACGCCTTCGTCGGCGTGCCCTGCGGAATCATGGACCAGACCGCCGCCGCCTGCTGCACCGCCGGCCACGCCCTCTTCCTCGACACCCGCGACCTCACCCGCCGCCACGTCCCGTTCGACCTGGCCGCCGCGGGCCTGCGCCTCCTCGTCGTCGACACCCGCGTCCGGCACCGCCTCGGCGACGGCGCATACGCCGAACGGCGCGCCGGATGCGAACGCGGCGCGCGGGCGCTCGGCGTGCACGCGCTGCGCGACATCCCCCACGCACATCTGCCCGCCGCCCTCGAAGAACTCGCCGGCGACCCCGTCGTCCAGGCCCTGGTGCGCCACATCGTCACCGAGAACCACCGCGTGGAACAGGCCGTCACCCACCTCGAAGCCGGCCGCCCCCGCGCCATCGGCCCCCTGCTCACCGCCGGCCACGCCTCCCTCCGCGACGACTTCAAGATCTCCTGCCCCGAACTCGACCTCGCCGTCGACACCGCCGGCGCCGCCGGAGCCCTCGGCGCCCGGATGACCGGCGGCGGCTTCGGCGGCTCCGCCCTCGTCCTCGTCGAGGAGGCCGCCGCCCCGGACGTCACCGACGCCCTGCACACCGCGTTCGCCACCGCCGGCCACACCGCCCCGCGGATCTTCCCCGCCGTCCCCGGCCCCGGCGCCCACCGCCTGGACACATAG
- a CDS encoding MarR family winged helix-turn-helix transcriptional regulator — translation MEDEVDRLVAAWRRERPDLDVEPLEVLSRVSRLARHLDRARRLAFSEVGLEPWEFDVLTALRRAGAPYQLSPGALLTQTLVTSGTMTNRIDRLAKKELVERLPDPSDRRGVLVRLTAKGRDKADESLAGLLTQERAILAELSRQQRHELAGLLRRLTGPFDNVPG, via the coding sequence ATGGAGGACGAGGTCGATCGACTGGTCGCAGCATGGCGCCGCGAGCGCCCGGACCTCGACGTGGAGCCGCTTGAGGTCCTCAGTCGCGTCTCCAGGCTGGCCAGACATCTCGACCGGGCCCGCCGTCTGGCGTTCTCCGAGGTGGGCCTGGAGCCCTGGGAATTCGATGTGCTGACCGCCCTCCGGCGCGCCGGTGCGCCCTACCAGCTCTCCCCCGGCGCACTGCTCACCCAGACCCTGGTCACCTCCGGCACGATGACCAACCGCATCGACCGGCTCGCCAAGAAGGAGTTGGTGGAGCGGCTGCCGGACCCCAGCGACCGGCGCGGGGTGCTGGTCCGGCTGACCGCCAAGGGCCGCGACAAGGCCGACGAGTCACTGGCCGGGCTGCTGACGCAGGAGCGGGCCATCCTGGCGGAGCTGTCGCGGCAGCAGCGCCACGAATTGGCCGGTCTGCTCCGTCGATTGACCGGACCGTTTGACAACGTGCCGGGCTAG
- the galT gene encoding galactose-1-phosphate uridylyltransferase gives MKKTTTRLADGRELIYYDASDTTDRTAADPRPLDPVATASEIRADPLLGDTVAIASHRQGRTYHPPADECPLCPSRDGRHTEIPAADYDVAVFENRFPSLAGPHGRCEVVCFTPDHDASFADLTDDQAALVLDAWTDRTAALTRLPGVAQVFCFENRGAEIGVTLGHPHGQIYAYPFVTPRTERMLASLAAHHEKTGRNLFDDVVARERADGRRIVLDGEHWTAFVPYAAHWPYEVHLYPKRRVPDLLALDGAARTEFPQIYLEVLRRFDRLFGPEAPPTPYISAWHQAPVHAAERSRFALHLELFTVRRTPGKLKFLAGSESGMNVFINDVPPETAADRLREAASKP, from the coding sequence GTGAAGAAGACGACGACGCGGCTCGCGGACGGCCGGGAGCTGATCTACTACGACGCGTCCGACACCACCGACCGCACCGCCGCCGACCCCCGGCCCCTCGACCCGGTCGCCACCGCCTCCGAGATCCGCGCCGACCCCCTCCTCGGCGACACCGTCGCCATCGCCTCCCACCGCCAGGGCCGCACCTATCACCCGCCGGCCGACGAGTGCCCGCTGTGCCCCTCCCGCGACGGCCGGCACACCGAGATCCCCGCCGCCGACTACGACGTCGCCGTCTTCGAGAACCGCTTCCCCTCCCTGGCCGGCCCCCACGGCCGCTGCGAAGTGGTCTGCTTCACCCCCGACCACGACGCCTCGTTCGCCGACCTCACCGACGACCAGGCCGCCCTCGTCCTCGACGCCTGGACCGACCGCACCGCCGCCCTGACCCGACTCCCCGGCGTCGCCCAGGTCTTCTGCTTCGAGAACCGCGGCGCCGAGATCGGCGTCACCCTCGGCCACCCGCACGGCCAGATCTACGCCTACCCCTTCGTCACCCCGCGCACCGAGCGGATGCTGGCCTCCCTGGCCGCCCACCACGAGAAGACCGGCCGCAACCTCTTCGACGACGTCGTCGCCCGCGAACGCGCCGACGGCCGCCGCATCGTCCTCGACGGCGAACACTGGACCGCCTTCGTCCCCTACGCCGCCCACTGGCCCTACGAAGTGCATCTCTACCCCAAGCGCCGGGTCCCCGACCTGCTCGCCCTCGACGGCGCCGCCCGCACAGAATTCCCACAGATCTACCTGGAAGTCTTGCGCCGGTTCGACCGGCTCTTCGGCCCGGAAGCACCCCCGACGCCGTACATCTCCGCCTGGCACCAGGCACCCGTACACGCCGCGGAGCGCTCCCGGTTCGCGCTCCACCTAGAGCTCTTCACCGTCCGCAGGACTCCCGGCAAGCTGAAGTTCCTCGCGGGTTCCGAGTCCGGCATGAACGTGTTCATCAACGACGTGCCGCCGGAGACCGCGGCCGACCGACTGCGAGAGGCAGCGAGCAAGCCATGA
- a CDS encoding LuxR C-terminal-related transcriptional regulator, with protein sequence MVRSPRQGVSVQRIRVLVVDDHRIFAESLAAALAAEVDVDVAAAGSAPAALRTLDRAASDGRRFDVLLADADLAAPLLAVPPQGSARDGTARESPPRGAPPDGIALVSGLRTSHPYLRTVVLADRDDPRRAAAALQAGASGWVAKDSSLSRLLAVIRGVLRDETHLPPALLTGVLRELTAARKHRTESERLVESLTPREREVLRCMVAGLGRKAVAERLFLSPHTVRTHMQNVLGKLGVHSTLAAVALARRAGVGPAELEPAAAGPLTVP encoded by the coding sequence ATGGTCCGTTCACCGAGACAGGGGGTCTCTGTGCAACGAATCCGGGTTCTGGTGGTAGACGACCACCGCATCTTCGCCGAATCCCTGGCGGCCGCACTGGCCGCGGAGGTGGACGTGGACGTCGCAGCGGCGGGCAGCGCCCCGGCGGCGCTGCGCACACTCGACCGGGCCGCATCCGACGGCCGCCGCTTCGATGTCCTGCTCGCCGACGCCGACCTGGCCGCACCACTGCTCGCGGTGCCGCCCCAGGGCTCCGCCCGCGACGGCACCGCCCGCGAGAGCCCGCCCCGCGGCGCCCCACCGGACGGCATCGCACTCGTCTCCGGCCTGCGCACCAGCCACCCGTACCTGCGGACCGTGGTCCTCGCCGACCGCGACGACCCGCGCCGGGCCGCCGCCGCCCTCCAGGCCGGCGCCTCCGGCTGGGTCGCCAAGGACTCCTCGCTCTCCCGGCTCCTCGCCGTCATCCGCGGCGTCCTGCGCGACGAGACGCACCTGCCGCCCGCCCTCCTCACCGGCGTCCTGCGCGAGCTGACCGCGGCCCGCAAGCACCGCACCGAGAGCGAACGGCTGGTGGAGTCCCTGACCCCGCGCGAACGCGAGGTACTGCGCTGCATGGTCGCCGGCCTGGGCCGCAAGGCCGTCGCCGAACGGCTCTTCCTCTCCCCGCACACCGTCCGCACCCACATGCAGAACGTCCTGGGCAAGCTCGGCGTGCACTCCACCCTCGCCGCGGTCGCCCTGGCCCGCCGGGCCGGCGTCGGCCCCGCCGAACTCGAACCGGCCGCGGCGGGCCCCCTCACCGTGCCCTGA
- the galE gene encoding UDP-glucose 4-epimerase GalE has protein sequence MSTYLVTGGAGYVGSVVARHLLEAGHTVTVLDNLSTGFRAAVPAGADFVEGDIHDAHRWLDRSYDAVLHFAAYSQVGESVAKPEKYWHNNVGGSMALLAAMRTAGVRTLVFSSTAATYGEPVGTPITETDPTAPTSPYGASKLAVDHMITGEAAAHGLAAVSLRYFNVAGAYGASGERHDPESHLIPLVLQVAQGRREAISVYGDDYPTPDGTCVRDYIHVADLAEAHLLALKAARPGEHLICNLGNGNGFSVREVVETAREVTGHPIPEIAAPRRPGDPAVLVASAHTATTRLGWRPTRPDLTEIITDAWKFANSGQ, from the coding sequence ATGAGCACATACCTGGTGACCGGCGGCGCGGGCTACGTGGGCAGCGTGGTGGCCCGACACCTGCTGGAGGCCGGACACACCGTCACCGTCCTGGACAACCTCTCCACCGGCTTCCGCGCCGCCGTCCCGGCCGGCGCCGACTTCGTCGAGGGCGACATCCACGACGCCCACCGCTGGCTGGACCGTTCCTACGACGCCGTCCTCCACTTCGCCGCCTACTCCCAGGTCGGCGAGTCCGTCGCCAAGCCCGAGAAGTACTGGCACAACAACGTCGGCGGCAGCATGGCACTGCTCGCCGCGATGCGCACCGCCGGCGTGCGCACCCTCGTCTTCTCCTCCACCGCCGCCACCTACGGCGAGCCCGTCGGCACCCCGATCACCGAGACCGACCCGACGGCCCCCACCTCCCCCTACGGCGCGAGCAAGCTCGCCGTCGACCACATGATCACCGGCGAGGCGGCCGCCCACGGCCTGGCCGCGGTCTCCCTGCGCTACTTCAACGTCGCCGGCGCGTACGGCGCCAGCGGCGAACGCCACGACCCCGAATCGCACCTGATCCCGCTCGTCCTCCAGGTCGCCCAGGGCCGCCGCGAGGCCATCTCCGTCTACGGCGACGACTACCCCACCCCCGACGGCACCTGCGTCCGCGACTACATCCACGTCGCCGACCTCGCCGAGGCCCATCTGCTGGCCCTGAAGGCCGCGCGGCCCGGCGAACACCTCATCTGCAACCTCGGCAACGGCAACGGCTTCTCCGTCCGCGAGGTCGTCGAGACCGCCCGCGAGGTCACCGGCCACCCCATCCCCGAGATCGCCGCCCCTCGCCGCCCCGGCGACCCCGCCGTCCTCGTCGCCTCCGCCCACACCGCCACCACCCGGCTCGGCTGGCGCCCCACCCGCCCCGACCTCACCGAAATCATCACCGACGCCTGGAAGTTCGCGAACTCCGGGCAGTAG
- a CDS encoding TetR/AcrR family transcriptional regulator translates to MAIDSSANNGSKGKSSASSRTAASRAAASGSASSGGRRARRVRMTGAERREQLLDIGRTLFAERGYEGTSVEEIAAKAGVSKPVVYEHFGGKEGLYAVVVDREMRQLLDMVTGALTAGHPRELLEQAAFALLDYIETFTDGFRILVRDSPVAQSTGTFASLISDIATQVEDILGLEFKARGFDPKLAPLYAQALVGMVALTGQWWVDTRKPKKAEVAAHLVNLAWHGLGNLEPKPRLIGHRKN, encoded by the coding sequence GTGGCGATCGACAGCAGTGCGAACAACGGCAGCAAGGGAAAGTCCTCCGCGTCTTCAAGGACCGCAGCGTCGAGGGCCGCTGCCTCGGGGTCCGCTTCCTCGGGGGGACGGCGGGCCCGTCGGGTGCGGATGACCGGCGCGGAGCGCCGTGAGCAGTTGCTGGACATCGGCCGCACGCTCTTCGCCGAGCGGGGGTACGAGGGCACGTCGGTGGAGGAGATCGCGGCGAAGGCCGGGGTCTCCAAGCCGGTGGTCTACGAGCACTTCGGCGGCAAGGAGGGGCTCTACGCGGTGGTCGTGGACCGCGAGATGCGGCAGCTGCTGGACATGGTGACCGGTGCGCTGACCGCCGGGCATCCGCGGGAGCTCCTGGAGCAGGCGGCGTTCGCGCTGCTCGACTACATCGAGACGTTCACGGACGGTTTCCGGATCCTGGTCCGGGACTCCCCCGTCGCCCAGTCGACGGGCACCTTCGCCTCGTTGATCAGCGATATCGCCACGCAGGTCGAGGACATTCTCGGGCTGGAGTTCAAGGCGCGCGGCTTCGATCCGAAGCTGGCGCCGCTGTATGCCCAGGCGCTGGTCGGCATGGTGGCGCTGACGGGCCAGTGGTGGGTCGACACCCGCAAGCCGAAGAAGGCGGAGGTGGCGGCGCATCTGGTGAATCTGGCGTGGCATGGGCTGGGGAATCTGGAGCCGAAGCCGAGGCTCATAGGGCATCGCAAGAACTGA
- a CDS encoding beta-galactosidase gives MGIRFGGDYNPEQWPEEVWAEDLELMRAARVTMVTAGIFSWAKVEPRPGEWDFGWFDRVLDGLAGAGIEVCLATMTASPPPWLTHAHPEVLPEGPDGRRRWPGARQHFCPSSPVFRAYAVRLVERLAARYAGHPALAMWHVGNEFGCHTRQCFCEVSAEDFRRWLRERYGSVAALNDAWSTSFWSQAYGDFAEVLPPRTAPTFANPAQQLDFLRFGDHALRECYLAERAVLERLTPGVPVTTNLMPQHKPVDAFGWAPSMDVMALDFYQDPHVADDHVRAGYVFDLMRSARGGQPWLLLEQAPGAVNWRPRNGPKPPGAMRLWSWQAVAQGADAVLFFQWRQSSGGAEKFHSAMVPHGGTDTRIFREVCALGRELAAVPGVEGARSVASVALLADWQSWWALELDSRPSAALDHSRGALEHYRPLFEAGVVCDVVPPGRELSGYRMVVVPNLYLLTAGDAARLAAYVRGGGHLVVSFFSGIVDACDRVHPGGYPGPLRELLGLRVAEFWPLAEGASVAVGGGRHAGRADLWSEEIVPAGAEVVARFLDGELAGRPAVTRHGYGRGTAWYVGTRLEPALLRALLDEVREVAGVSPVLPGLPAGVQAAVREGAGGRFLFLLNHGSRAVEVALPEPMVDALVPRAAAVTRVGLAARGVAVLTGPGPEGGGGAAG, from the coding sequence ATGGGCATCCGATTCGGCGGCGACTACAACCCCGAGCAGTGGCCGGAGGAGGTGTGGGCCGAGGATCTGGAGCTGATGCGGGCGGCCCGCGTCACCATGGTCACGGCGGGGATCTTCTCCTGGGCGAAGGTCGAACCCCGGCCGGGGGAATGGGACTTCGGGTGGTTCGACCGGGTTCTGGACGGGCTGGCGGGTGCGGGGATCGAGGTGTGTCTGGCGACGATGACCGCGTCGCCGCCGCCGTGGTTGACGCATGCGCACCCGGAGGTCCTGCCGGAGGGGCCGGACGGCCGGCGGCGCTGGCCGGGGGCGCGGCAGCACTTCTGCCCGTCCAGTCCGGTGTTCCGGGCGTACGCGGTGCGGCTGGTGGAGCGGCTGGCGGCCCGGTACGCGGGCCATCCGGCGCTGGCGATGTGGCATGTGGGGAACGAGTTCGGGTGCCACACCCGGCAGTGCTTCTGCGAGGTGTCGGCGGAGGACTTCCGGCGGTGGCTGCGGGAGCGGTACGGGAGCGTGGCGGCGCTCAACGACGCCTGGTCGACGTCGTTCTGGTCGCAGGCGTACGGGGACTTCGCGGAGGTGCTGCCGCCGCGGACGGCGCCGACGTTCGCCAATCCGGCGCAGCAGTTGGACTTCCTGCGGTTCGGTGACCATGCGCTGCGGGAGTGTTATCTGGCCGAGCGGGCGGTGTTGGAGCGGTTGACGCCGGGGGTGCCGGTGACGACCAATCTGATGCCGCAGCACAAGCCGGTGGACGCGTTCGGCTGGGCGCCGTCGATGGATGTGATGGCGCTGGACTTCTACCAGGATCCGCATGTGGCGGACGATCATGTGCGGGCGGGCTATGTGTTCGACCTGATGCGGTCGGCGCGGGGCGGGCAGCCGTGGCTGTTGCTGGAGCAGGCGCCGGGTGCGGTCAACTGGCGGCCCCGCAACGGTCCCAAGCCGCCGGGGGCGATGCGGTTGTGGAGCTGGCAGGCGGTGGCGCAGGGCGCGGACGCGGTGTTGTTCTTCCAGTGGCGGCAGTCGTCGGGCGGGGCGGAGAAGTTCCACTCGGCGATGGTGCCGCACGGGGGGACGGACACCCGGATCTTCCGTGAAGTGTGTGCTTTGGGGCGGGAGTTGGCGGCGGTGCCGGGGGTCGAGGGGGCCCGGTCGGTGGCGTCGGTGGCGTTGCTGGCGGACTGGCAGAGCTGGTGGGCGCTGGAGTTGGATTCGCGGCCGTCCGCGGCGCTGGACCACTCGCGCGGCGCGCTGGAGCACTACCGGCCGTTGTTCGAGGCGGGGGTGGTGTGCGATGTGGTGCCGCCGGGGCGGGAGCTGTCGGGGTACCGGATGGTGGTGGTGCCGAATCTGTATCTGCTGACGGCCGGGGACGCGGCGCGGCTGGCGGCGTACGTCCGGGGCGGGGGGCATCTGGTCGTGTCGTTCTTCTCGGGGATCGTCGACGCGTGCGACCGGGTGCATCCGGGGGGCTATCCGGGGCCGTTGCGGGAGCTTCTGGGGCTGCGGGTGGCGGAGTTCTGGCCGCTGGCGGAGGGGGCGTCGGTGGCGGTGGGGGGCGGGCGCCATGCGGGGCGGGCGGATCTGTGGTCGGAGGAGATCGTGCCGGCCGGTGCGGAGGTGGTGGCGCGGTTCCTGGACGGGGAGTTGGCGGGGCGGCCCGCGGTGACCCGGCACGGCTACGGGCGGGGCACGGCCTGGTATGTGGGGACGCGGCTCGAACCGGCGCTGCTGCGGGCGCTGTTGGACGAGGTGCGGGAGGTGGCGGGGGTGTCGCCGGTGCTGCCGGGGTTGCCGGCGGGGGTGCAGGCGGCCGTGCGGGAGGGTGCCGGGGGCCGGTTCCTGTTCCTGCTGAACCACGGGAGCCGGGCGGTGGAGGTGGCGCTTCCGGAGCCGATGGTGGACGCGCTGGTGCCCCGGGCGGCGGCGGTGACGCGGGTGGGGCTGGCCGCCCGGGGTGTGGCCGTGCTGACCGGTCCGGGACCGGAGGGCGGTGGGGGCGCCGCGGGGTGA
- a CDS encoding trans-aconitate 2-methyltransferase, whose amino-acid sequence MHDAPTWDPQQYLHHSAHRTRPFHDLIARIPQLPRPGRPARIADLGCGPGNVTVLLADRWPDAHITGFDNSPEMLKEAETYAGPTPGGGHLDFAPADAATWTPEEPFDLIVSSAALQWVPNHPDSFARWIDTLTPGGVLAFQVPGNFTSPSHALLGELCDAPHWRKRLDNHGRRFVHILEPAGYLARLTDLGCTTDAWETTYVQLLQGDDPVLDWVKGTALRPVLTALEDDPDARDAFLAEYRDALRHAYPTGRHGTVFPFRRIFAVAQKPTGDPAA is encoded by the coding sequence ATGCACGACGCACCGACCTGGGACCCACAGCAGTACCTCCACCACTCGGCCCACCGCACCCGGCCGTTCCACGACCTCATCGCCCGTATACCGCAACTCCCCCGCCCCGGCCGCCCCGCCCGCATCGCCGACCTCGGCTGCGGCCCCGGCAACGTCACCGTCCTGCTCGCCGACCGCTGGCCGGACGCCCACATCACCGGCTTCGACAACTCCCCCGAGATGCTCAAGGAGGCCGAGACCTACGCCGGCCCCACCCCCGGCGGCGGCCACCTCGACTTCGCCCCCGCCGACGCGGCCACCTGGACCCCCGAAGAACCCTTCGACCTGATCGTCTCCAGCGCCGCCCTGCAATGGGTCCCCAACCACCCCGACTCCTTCGCCCGCTGGATCGACACCCTCACCCCCGGCGGCGTCCTGGCCTTCCAGGTCCCGGGCAACTTCACCTCGCCCAGCCACGCCCTCCTCGGCGAACTGTGCGACGCCCCCCACTGGCGCAAGCGCCTCGACAACCACGGCCGCCGCTTCGTCCACATCCTCGAACCCGCCGGCTACCTGGCCCGCCTCACCGACCTCGGCTGCACCACCGACGCATGGGAGACCACCTACGTGCAACTGCTCCAAGGCGACGACCCCGTCCTCGACTGGGTCAAGGGCACGGCCCTCCGCCCCGTCCTCACCGCCCTCGAAGACGACCCGGACGCCCGCGACGCCTTCCTCGCCGAATACCGCGACGCCCTGCGCCACGCCTACCCGACCGGCCGCCACGGCACCGTCTTCCCGTTCCGCCGCATCTTCGCGGTAGCCCAGAAGCCCACCGGCGACCCCGCCGCCTGA